A stretch of Mucilaginibacter terrae DNA encodes these proteins:
- a CDS encoding polysaccharide lyase, translating to MKFFKTTHLAILMISAAVTSCKKNEAQVPVTDEPVATAAASGKQESAWLSDINVNWNGQPNGATYSQSQAASDFGNVSGWNASRAYTTNGKDGTVGSRVTLLPNALSSAGGMVANVDLSDGSAYEMDYDIKFHSKFNWSRGGKVGFGFGIGEANAGGDAAWDGNGGTLRLMWYSPNSNPNRVFFQPYIYYKDQNGGPGNSNFGDTFGKSYPSSGALQKDQWYHIHLYAKSNTGSNTNGHVQIVINGTVLLDQDIRWTTNDAQRLIKLMTFHTFRGGSQDDWKASTTDYIYYDNLVVHKISN from the coding sequence ATGAAATTTTTTAAAACAACACATTTAGCTATCTTAATGATTAGTGCAGCAGTTACATCGTGCAAAAAGAATGAAGCCCAAGTGCCGGTTACCGATGAGCCTGTTGCAACCGCAGCAGCTTCGGGCAAGCAGGAGAGTGCCTGGTTGAGCGATATTAACGTAAACTGGAACGGCCAGCCCAACGGTGCAACATACAGCCAGAGCCAGGCTGCTTCAGATTTTGGTAATGTTAGCGGCTGGAATGCAAGCCGGGCGTATACCACAAATGGCAAAGACGGTACCGTGGGCAGCCGTGTAACACTTTTGCCAAATGCTCTCTCAAGCGCTGGGGGTATGGTTGCCAATGTCGACCTGTCTGATGGATCTGCCTATGAAATGGACTACGATATTAAATTCCATAGTAAGTTTAACTGGAGCCGTGGTGGTAAAGTAGGTTTTGGCTTTGGTATTGGCGAAGCAAACGCAGGGGGGGATGCCGCTTGGGATGGTAACGGAGGTACTTTGCGCTTGATGTGGTATTCGCCCAACTCCAATCCTAACAGGGTGTTTTTTCAGCCATACATTTATTACAAAGATCAAAATGGCGGGCCTGGCAATAGTAATTTTGGCGATACCTTTGGAAAGTCGTACCCATCATCAGGTGCTTTGCAAAAAGATCAGTGGTATCACATACACCTGTATGCGAAGAGTAATACAGGCAGCAATACCAATGGGCATGTGCAAATAGTTATTAACGGTACCGTGCTGCTCGATCAGGATATTCGCTGGACTACCAATGATGCGCAGCGCCTAATCAAACTGATGACGTTCCACACTTTCCGTGGCGGCAGCCAGGATGACTGGAAAGCTTCAACCACTGATTATATTTATTACGATAACCTCGTTGTACATAAGATCAGCAACTAA
- a CDS encoding glycoside hydrolase family 18 protein: MNTKNFWLLVLLAALCRLDAYAQTSYGNKVVIGYVGGYRGRVNTDKIEAEKLTHINYAFINVKNNRAYINYSTDTVNLINLSNLKKRNPALKILISIGGWSWSRNFSDAALSDTSRKGFAQSAVAIVKKYHLDGIDIDWEYPAISGDKGNAYRPEDKHNYTLLLKALRTELDILQKETKSHQMLTAAVGGFTRFIDHTEMGIAHQYLDYVNLMTYDFYPRSTAIHHTNLYSSKLYNGNSADKVVNEYIVAGVPVNKLIMGVAFYGVTIKLKTSSAKGMNDEIISAGYGKGYTFIKDSLINKKGFIAYTDTNAKAPYIFNPTTLELMTYDDEASVTEKCNYVIKYKMAGVMFWEYDADWNGYLLNQIVKTLK; encoded by the coding sequence ATGAATACAAAGAATTTTTGGTTGTTAGTTTTACTGGCAGCACTATGCCGGTTGGATGCTTATGCACAAACTTCTTACGGCAATAAGGTAGTTATAGGCTATGTAGGCGGGTATCGTGGACGCGTTAATACCGATAAAATCGAGGCTGAAAAACTCACGCATATCAATTACGCTTTCATCAACGTAAAAAATAACCGGGCTTATATCAATTATTCTACGGATACCGTTAACCTAATCAATCTATCTAACCTCAAAAAGCGTAACCCTGCACTAAAAATCCTCATTTCGATAGGGGGCTGGTCGTGGAGCCGCAACTTTTCGGATGCGGCTTTGAGCGATACTTCGCGCAAAGGATTTGCCCAAAGCGCAGTGGCCATTGTAAAAAAGTATCATTTGGATGGTATTGATATTGATTGGGAGTATCCGGCCATATCAGGCGACAAAGGCAACGCTTACCGTCCCGAAGATAAACACAACTATACGCTGCTGTTAAAAGCTTTACGCACTGAACTTGACATCTTGCAAAAGGAAACAAAAAGCCACCAAATGCTAACTGCTGCTGTTGGAGGCTTTACCCGATTTATTGACCATACTGAAATGGGCATAGCCCATCAATACCTCGATTATGTAAACCTCATGACCTATGATTTTTACCCGCGTAGCACCGCTATACACCATACTAACCTGTACAGTTCCAAATTATACAACGGTAACAGTGCCGACAAGGTAGTTAACGAATACATTGTAGCCGGAGTACCTGTAAACAAGCTGATTATGGGAGTTGCCTTTTACGGCGTAACTATCAAACTTAAGACATCATCGGCCAAAGGCATGAATGACGAGATAATTTCGGCCGGTTATGGTAAAGGGTATACGTTTATTAAAGACAGTTTGATCAACAAAAAGGGCTTTATTGCTTATACCGATACCAATGCCAAGGCACCGTACATCTTCAACCCAACAACTTTAGAGTTAATGACTTATGATGATGAGGCATCGGTAACGGAAAAATGCAATTATGTAATAAAATATAAAATGGCGGGCGTTATGTTTTGGGAATACGATGCCGATTGGAACGGATATTTGCTCAATCAAATTGTTAAAACGCTTAAATAA
- a CDS encoding RagB/SusD family nutrient uptake outer membrane protein, whose translation MQDGSIPYDGSVTEAQEWANPDFARNFLNNVYSTLQMRYSLDGDGSMLAAGSDEAVNSNLNSNINIFNNGTWSPVRTIDEVYTNMYQGIRKANIFLVKAPTSAIIPSDGLTFAQDVARLRGEAFFLRAYFEFELVKRYGSMVLVTKVLDPNESLDLPRNSFDDCVKQIALDCDSAIARLPEWTQAWTVGTDKSKFGRATQTAAMALKSRLLLYAASPQYNPSGDPVKWQAAADAAKALMDRNKHKLYTTGNTAYQNIFLWNISGAAYNDEVIFATSTSNSNSVETDHAPISYDGATGRTNPTQEMVNAFEMRTTGRFITDAASGYSAAAPYINRDPRLGFAVMFNGSTFKSKTVDTYVGGKDGLGTNVNATKTGYYMRKFLAEAAVWNTSANTNVRKPWVVFRYAETLLNYAEALNEAQGVGAATQVLAAVNQIRGRTGVAMPALQTTNPAGNGYVAPTKEAIRERIRNERRVELCFEEHRFYDVRRWKEGETTFNKPVTGMRITLTAPNTFTYQTFNVEDRVFTSKNYLFPIAQVELNKAPALKQNPGYN comes from the coding sequence TTGCAGGATGGCTCCATCCCTTATGATGGCTCGGTAACCGAGGCGCAGGAGTGGGCCAACCCCGATTTTGCCCGTAATTTTTTAAATAATGTTTATTCAACCCTGCAAATGCGTTACAGCCTTGATGGCGATGGCTCCATGCTGGCTGCCGGTAGCGATGAGGCGGTTAATTCAAACCTCAACTCAAATATTAATATTTTTAACAACGGTACCTGGAGCCCGGTGCGTACTATTGACGAGGTATACACCAACATGTACCAGGGTATTCGTAAAGCCAATATATTTTTAGTGAAAGCGCCTACCAGCGCCATAATTCCTTCGGATGGTTTAACCTTTGCGCAAGATGTGGCAAGATTGCGAGGCGAGGCATTCTTTTTACGTGCTTATTTTGAGTTTGAACTGGTGAAGCGTTACGGCAGTATGGTGTTGGTGACCAAAGTATTAGATCCTAATGAAAGCCTCGACCTTCCCCGTAACTCATTTGACGATTGCGTGAAGCAAATTGCGCTTGATTGTGATTCGGCCATTGCCCGCTTACCCGAGTGGACTCAAGCATGGACCGTGGGTACCGATAAATCAAAATTTGGCCGTGCTACGCAAACAGCGGCTATGGCTTTAAAATCGAGGTTGTTGCTGTATGCTGCCAGTCCGCAATATAACCCCTCGGGCGACCCGGTTAAATGGCAGGCCGCAGCCGATGCCGCCAAAGCGTTAATGGACCGTAATAAGCACAAACTTTACACAACCGGCAATACGGCTTATCAAAACATATTTTTATGGAACATCAGCGGCGCGGCTTATAATGATGAGGTAATATTTGCTACATCAACCTCAAACAGCAATAGTGTTGAAACCGATCATGCACCCATTAGTTATGATGGAGCAACTGGTCGCACCAACCCAACGCAGGAAATGGTTAACGCATTTGAAATGCGTACAACCGGCAGATTTATTACCGATGCGGCATCGGGATATAGCGCAGCCGCACCTTATATCAACCGCGACCCGCGTCTTGGTTTTGCTGTGATGTTTAACGGATCGACCTTTAAAAGCAAAACAGTTGATACTTATGTTGGCGGCAAGGATGGTTTAGGCACTAACGTTAATGCCACTAAAACAGGTTACTACATGCGTAAGTTTTTGGCCGAGGCTGCTGTATGGAATACTTCGGCAAATACCAATGTGCGTAAGCCATGGGTGGTATTCCGTTATGCCGAAACTTTGCTGAACTATGCTGAAGCTTTAAATGAAGCACAGGGAGTAGGGGCGGCTACACAGGTTTTAGCTGCAGTTAACCAAATCCGTGGTCGTACGGGTGTAGCTATGCCGGCCTTGCAAACCACCAACCCGGCTGGTAATGGCTACGTTGCCCCAACTAAAGAAGCCATCCGCGAACGCATTCGTAACGAGCGCCGTGTTGAGCTTTGCTTTGAAGAACACCGCTTTTATGATGTGCGCCGCTGGAAAGAAGGTGAAACCACATTTAATAAACCGGTAACCGGCATGCGCATTACACTCACTGCCCCTAACACATTTACCTATCAAACATTTAATGTGGAAGACAGGGTGTTTACTTCTAAGAATTATCTGTTCCCTATTGCACAGGTGGAGCTTAACAAAGCTCCGGCCTTAAAGCAAAACCCGGGCTATAATTAA